One Sparus aurata chromosome 23, fSpaAur1.1, whole genome shotgun sequence genomic window, GACCACCAAGGTCTCACAAACCCACTGCTAATGTCTAGCTTGCATTCTTACCCTTCACTATCGAGTACATCCTTAATGCTGGCCTTGGTGATTATGGCGTCATCACATTTGAACCACTGGTCTTTGTGCTGGCGGATGAAGCTGGTGTAGTGGCCACTCTCTAATGTGCCTTGGTGGTTGACCACCGCAAACAAGGAATAcctggaaataaaaaagacaaaagaggtGTGAGTTTGTCTTTTCACTGAATTCCCTCTGACACAAATATTTCATAATGCCGCATTATACTCCTCATACATGGGTGCCTTAAACCCCCAACAGTTGCTATttcagggtgtttttttttttttgtgtattcaAGGCCTCATCAAGGAGCACCTCGCGTGCGAACTATTGTGTGCACGTCAAGCAACCCGTCAATGGCATTAAGACAGTAAATTTCCAATAAGTGTCCTGGAAAATGAAAGCTATTGTACCCGTCATGGATGGAGAAAACTAAGCAGCTTTTAATAGGCTTCAAATTGATTTCATTTGGGGAAGTCACAGCCGGATGCTTCGGGTCATTAGCATATGCTGCTGTGCAGGACTGGAAATTTCTGATATGATGTCAGTGCTGCTGTGAATGGACGggtgttaataaaaaaaaattagtttgCTTTGACACATGTTTCCCAAACATACTCACTTATTGTCGTTGTTTAATACATCAACCGTCTGTTGATACTGCCCGTTCATTCTGCTCTCTTTACTGCAGGGAacggaaagaaaacaacaaaaatgtgtaaacatGCTACACTGCCACAAACATCCACTAGATGGCACAATGATCCCATCTACGAAAGACAATATCTCGCCTGCCTCAACCTCTTAATgatctttctgtctctgaacAGGGTTGAATGGATGCTACATCCAGGGGTGGGGCAAGACTGCTGCTGCATGCTCCACTGACACTAGTATAGGTATCTTTTATGCGTTTCTGTGTGCAGTGTGAGTAGTGTATTTTACAGTATGCAAATatacaaacactgaaatgtaaCAAATAAGCTGCTACAGGTTTTTACacaatctgtttattttatctgGATGTTACACTGGCAAGACGAGACTCACTACGTGGGACAGAGAAGCAAAAGGAGCTGCCGGGCGGAGGCTTACCTGGATGCCATGAATGGGGTCATGTCCAACTCTAGAGGGAAGGAAACATATGTAGTGATCTTCCTCCGCAGTTTAGCAGAGTGCTCAAACCGCTGGGGATggccagagagggaggaggttaGAGGAAAGAGGGGGGGAAGGGGCAtaaaaatggagagagagagagagtgggggaaGGGAGAGGACACACATTTAGAAATAACAGGCGTTATTAATACAAtatagaaaattaaaaacacagccGGTGAAAAGTGAAAATGCATGTTCTCTACCCTGGCTGTGACAGATTTTAGCATTCATAACAAGATAACAGGCCCCGGATTGATCTAAGACAATCTCCTTTGCAGCCCGTTCCTATGAATATCATAAATGCATTATGGGGGCCTTCgatactgtgatgataaataaaacatggacAGTGGAAAAACTGTACGAGTCATTAAAATCACAAGTGTCCCGGGAcgctgtgtgaaaggggctacacAGCAGGAGGTAATGCACCAACAACTGAATCCAATTATGAAAACACCTACGCAACCAAGCGATGTACAAGACAGCTAAGCCACTGCAACATCTGAACTTTGGCTCCGTCAGAGAAAATGCTGCATATACACAGGCCGAAATGGATCAAACATAACGGCATATAAATAAATCTATGTAGTACAAGACCtatacagtttaaaaaataataaataaataaaaaaataaatttaccAGACACAAGTGCACCTTCTGTCCAGGAGTAAAGACAAACTAGACGTGTGAATGATAAAAACTCAATGTACCCTCAAAGAATGGAGAAGTCAGATGGCCAACAGATAACCAAACAAGTGACAATTGGCAGCGACCGTCGTCGCTGGCTGACTCACTTTGAGATGGAAACATGCTACGATGGGGAGCTTCTTCATTGTCAGCTGTTTGGTGGACTCCTGGTAACTATGGCAACCGCCACACTTGATTTTGGCACTGCTTCCTAGATGCTCGGGCCGGGTAAACCTGCAGTGAGAGGGAtggaaataaagagagaagagagggcgTGTGAGTGAGAGCAGAGGACATGTGagctaaacaggaagtgaagactgggaaagagaggaagaggactATTTTGGTTATACTTTCTTGATCTCGCCTTTTGCACAGTGTTCTGGTCATATAGCCGATTGTGGTATCAGGTTGAGGGTATTAGTCTGGTATTTTTGAACAGGGAAGCTTACATTTTCTGGTGTTTAAATGACTAAAAGATATGAAAAGTTTGTGAATTTGTTCAGTAGATGAGCTCAGCCAGCAGTCGTGAAATGGGGCAACTTCGTCTGtcaaagtgcttgtttttgccaatGGAGTCCGGTGAAAAAGGATCTTTACTCTTGAACACAAAGCTCTTTCTCCGTAGGGATTGCTtccataatgttgtcagacattTCGAGTACAAAACAGTCtgagcctgtcagtggcaaaaataaGCACCTTTGGAGGACGGACTCTGACAAACAATGCTGACCCCCAAGGATTACAATTACAACCGCTGCAGCCTGTTAGACTGCTGCCTGCTGAGGACGATCTATTGGACCAAAACTAAAACTTTTTTTGGGTACTTATTAGTGACCAACATCCCAAGACATGTTAAAATAGggccaaagtaaaaaaaaataccagacTTAGCCTTTAAATGGAAGATATGTGAGGGCTTGTGCATGATGTCTGCCTGCAGAGTTTTGGTGCAGCAACTCTGTACATCAGCCCACCCAACCCAGAGCCCTGCTGGTATTGCCAACACCTCTATTACCACGGCAACAGCACCAACCAGTTCTGTACCTTTAAGAGACTTGCTGCAGCAACTAGGGGTGTGTGAGGagctgcagtaaaaaaaaaaaaagtcagaaggagaggaggcgagagaaagagagggggaggatgaGACGAAATGCGAGAGGTAGAGAGTGAGGGCACGGGGGAAAAGGAATTAGGTGGAGTGGGGAGGGAATGAAATAAGATAAGgaggaaagggaaaaagaaattGCAAGAATGAAGAGGCGGCAGAGAGACGTGAGAGGTCACACCTGCTGAAGACAAAATCTGGAGATAACAGGGTTGTTGTGCCCGAGCAGAGGCAACATGTGAGCCCGCGTACAAGTGGTggaatgaatgaaatgtttttgacTGCTAGTGGAGATTAttgatacacacacattttggaGAGCTCCAAATGTTCTGAATGCAATTTCTTTTTAACCCTAACAAAGTTGTAACACTGAGTATTACTGTGCActattatatattttacaatCTAGATTATTTGGGGTTCAGTTTGGTTGgtgtagataaaaaaaaaaaaacacaacaaaacaaaaagaaagctgacagacagaagacaaacaaaagaTAGCTGTCAGTGTTGACCAAAACTGTACCTGCGTAGGCAGTCTGTGAGCGTGGTGGACCCTGACAGGTGGCTCTCTCCATTCACTGTGCTGCCATCCCCTCCAGGACTGAGGGGCCAGAAAGGCGTCGATGAGCCAGGAAGGTCCAGACTGATGTCCCAGAATGGATCTATCGTCGTGGAAACCCCACTagaaaaaatgaaatagaaaaaaagagatagacagagggagagagaagggcgTCCGTTTAAACGTTTAACGACTTGCGCGTGGCTGTGTGCAGGCTTTCGTGTCACATCTCGCAGGTCGTGATGAAAGGATGATGACACCGACAGCAACATGTGAGCTTAAACTCACACGGCCTCTGTAGATTCTGATCATGCTTTTTTGTTTAAGCCTGCTTGCGAGATTGAGTGCGTGCATGTGCATAATATCCACACTGTTCTTCCAGGGTCATTTGCAATTCAATGAAGTGTTACATCAGAGAAAATTAGCTTTACATAAGGAATTTGTATTATTAGAGCCTGGCGACTATGATGGACTGCAGCCGGGGCAAAATGGATGGCTTCTGGCGTAGAATGCATACAAATATTCGTGGGCCAGGGCTGCCGCACACCATCACTGTTTATTAGATGAGTTCAGGTGCTGTAATACCCAGCGGTATCAGCAGGTGGCTGATGGTAGTTCGGAGGGAGCAACCCTGCAGTAATATGGCACCGATATGGTACCACCGGTGTTCAAAAAGGCCTGGGGGTGCAATTTTTCTGTTGCTTGAGGCTTTACCCATAAGAAGTCAACAGGATATTTGTAGTAATTACAAAGGGGTTTAATTTGCGGCAGAATGATACACAAGAcggcgtctctctctctctctctctctcgctctctgctgTGGAGTCAGGCATCATGGCGCTGAGGAGAGCTTGGGCTTGCCTGCTAGTCTGGGCGAGGTGCTTTGCGGTTCAGTGCAGCGTGCTGGTGTTAATGTGACAGGACAGCTCTAGGGGGCAGGCAGGCAACGCTTGGCTTGTGCCGCTGTCTagacaaccccccccccccccttacagCAGCTCTGCGGGGACCAGGCCTTTAAATAAGAGCAGCGGAGAGGACACGAGCAGTGGTTCAGCCACTCCGGGAGGATGGGTGGTGTCCACATCGATCAGCCCCGGCGGTGAAAGAGGCAACTTGCGGCGTCGGAGGGACAGAGGCGGATACAGGGATGACGGATGAATGGGTAAATGTagggaaagaggggaggaggggcaTAGGTGGTGATGAATGGGTAGCACACATCTCAGGTGGAACGTTTTTTTACTTCACACTTTCTAgagtcagacacacaaacttacTGACAAACTTGACAGGTCACATCTGATTGCAGGCCCCCAGTGAAGATTTGGTCAATGATGCAGTTACAGTGGTTTGGATTGTTGGCCTTCTTCCCGTTGTCGTCTCCTGCGGACCGCAAAGAGCAGAGAGCATGAGTACACGCACAGATAACACCGTCAGCCTCTTTAGCACCTCCGCCTGCCCTCTTTCCCACTTCACCATCCCCCTGCAGCGGAGCCTCCCTGACACTTTGCAGGCCCGCTGGATTCTCCAAAGCTAATCGAAACAAGCCTCGCTGCGGGTCTGTGGTCAGCCCGTCATTGCACTGCAGCGGCGCCTATTGACATTCCTCACGGTGCTTGCTCGCTTGCTGTCCCTTTGGTACACACTATTGTCAGTCTCCTTCAGTACGTGTCCAGGGAAGTAAGGAACCATGCTCTATAAATCTTAAGTATAAGATTCCACGTCTGGCTCTGGCAGAGTTCCAGGCAGTCTCAGAAAATGATCAGACATCTAGTGTAAACCGTCGGAACTTGCAAATTTCTTTACTCTAAATTCGCCGCACACATCGGGGATGATATTTTGATTGCATGTATAGCTTACTGATGGTGTCGCCTTTGCAGTGCCTGTGTAGCACATCCAACGCTGCGATGAGGAACTCGTGGGCGTCTTGCTGCTCGTAGCCTGCGAGGTGACGTGCATGAGTCCACACCAGGTGCAGCAGCCGGAAGGGAATGTGAGGCGAACGGTGACCCGAGTAGAACtgcgagagaggagagaaggatgggcgaggaaaaggaggagaaggtggttagcctattttttttttcccacgtGTTACTGGGTACATGATACTTCATCACCTTCTTGCCAATCTAATGGCCCCATGGCTCACAGTCATCTATAATTCATTGCTGAACCACAACGCAAATGTCCGGTCCCTGCTGAGATGATTTTCTGACTCTTAACTTTCATTAGATATGAATTAATTCCAACACGTCGCCTCATGGCGTCGGCGCTAATGACAGCCTGTCCGTAGACAGGAGAGGTGAGAAGAAGACAAAGTGGCCTGGAGAATAGGAGGAGTGTTTGCTGCAAAAACATCCATCTGTGAAGTGCTGCAGAGTCTTTTTGGTCGCCATGGGAATTTTCAAGTGAGTGACAATTCCGGTCAGGGTCAGGAAATGCGggtaaagaaagaaacagagctGTCGGTGGGGCGCGAACACCTACGACGAAGTTCCACCCCAGAGCTCATTAATGCCAGACGGGGGCTCCGTCGCAAAACACGCACTTAATTCCCCGCACTTCTCTGTGAAATCTGATTGAGCtgtgagagggaggaaaaaaaacacgccGCCCCGACGTCTCTTGAACCTTACAAACTCCGCTCCTTTTCGGCAGTTTGAGGGTAGCTGACAAACGAAAAGGCTCTACATGAGGAGTAGGGAACGGAGGGGAGCGAGAGGAGGGAGAGCGATGATCAAAGCAGGCTGCGCCTCTCACCTTCATATCtaaaaaaggtgtgtgtgcgcatacGTGCAAGTGAGTGTATGCGTGTCAGCATAGTCAGAAGACAGCTTTTGATGACGATATGGaggaagattgaaaaaaaaaaaacgggaacGCAGGTAGGGGATGGAAGTAGGGAATGAAATTAGAGAGTCGGGGACAAGGCGTGGAGGTGGAgtgatactgtgtgtgtttgccggGGAATGTTTAATGATTTTTCCTGCGTGACTGactgaattttttcttttttgtctcaaacacagctgaataCTCAATCAATGTCTGCCTCCCCGGGCGTTAGAGGTGAGCCATTATCTCCTTCATGTGTTATGTAGCCAACGGAGACAGGGGCAGggctgtgcttgtgtgttgtgaaggggggggggggggggggggtgatgacTCAACTCATTATAGCACCACTTGCCGTCTGTGGGCCCATATATACTGGGAAGTGAGAGGgtgtaagaaagaaaaaaaaaaaactaacagcGAGGCAGTGTGGGAGCGGACTAGGCAGAAATTACATAACGTCCAAGGCCGATGAGTTTGTTAGATGCAGGATGCTAAACTTGCcgggattttaaaaaaaaaaggctataaAAGGCTCTGCGACATCTTTCATGTCGACTGATCAGGTTCAATAAAAGGTATAATTACTGTGTTCCGCTTACTCATTTTGTATATGGCTCTGTGCATTCCTTTCAAGCAGGATTTtaccctcctctctgcctccattCTTTGGACTCGACAACAGTGAGTCAGCGTTCAAGCGGCGGTGGCGGCTTGCGCTGCGAGGGAACGCTCTGTATCATATGCCCGTTTGTTCGCTCGTTTTTAATTATAAGCCTCGTCTTTTCTTCTGTGGGATTAAAAACCGACCCATGTATCAAGTTCACACACGCAGACCTGTGCATCATACCTCCTGAAAGAGCTGCGACATCTCACACACCAGACAGGAGTTTGATTGCATCTCGCACTTGTGTCTGTCGGAGAGAAAGAAGTCTCGCAGCAGCGGCGTGTGTGTGAGGGCCTGGACGATACAGTTCATGAAACACGTGTTGCCCAGGTTTATTAACCCTCGTAAACCTGCGGGGACGACAAGAACAGACAAAGAAGGATTGTGAGAGCAGCGCTGGAAAAGAGGATTAAACATGTTGTGATTCATGGGGCTGGCAGTGGAGGGAGTTTGAATCACCACTGAGGGAATGATCTCTGTTTTATGTAACGACTTGAATTTTAGCTGAGgtggaccaaaaaaaaaaatcagagagcGTAGTCAGAACTTCATAACTCATTTAGGTTATTCATAGGGTCAAAAATAACAG contains:
- the LOC115575319 gene encoding ubiquitin carboxyl-terminal hydrolase 22-like isoform X2; its protein translation is MSPAGCSHVNGYKVDNWKQNLRVIYQCFVWSGTAETRRRKAKSCICHMCGAHLNRLHSCLYCVFFGCFTKKHIHEHAKNKRHNLAIDLLYGGIYCFVCQDYIYDKDMEQIAKEEQRKAWKLQGIGEKYTTWEPTKRELELLRHNPKRRKITTNCTIGLRGLINLGNTCFMNCIVQALTHTPLLRDFFLSDRHKCEMQSNSCLVCEMSQLFQEFYSGHRSPHIPFRLLHLVWTHARHLAGYEQQDAHEFLIAALDVLHRHCKGDTIRDDNGKKANNPNHCNCIIDQIFTGGLQSDVTCQVCHGVSTTIDPFWDISLDLPGSSTPFWPLSPGGDGSTVNGESHLSGSTTLTDCLRRFTRPEHLGSSAKIKCGGCHSYQESTKQLTMKKLPIVACFHLKRFEHSAKLRRKITTYVSFPLELDMTPFMASSKESRMNGQYQQTVDVLNNDNKYSLFAVVNHQGTLESGHYTSFIRQHKDQWFKCDDAIITKASIKDVLDSEGYLLFYHKQFLEYE
- the LOC115575319 gene encoding ubiquitin carboxyl-terminal hydrolase 22-like isoform X1 produces the protein MSPAGCSHVNGYKVDNWKQNLRVIYQCFVWSGTAETRRRKVLQSDAGWTELAKSCICHMCGAHLNRLHSCLYCVFFGCFTKKHIHEHAKNKRHNLAIDLLYGGIYCFVCQDYIYDKDMEQIAKEEQRKAWKLQGIGEKYTTWEPTKRELELLRHNPKRRKITTNCTIGLRGLINLGNTCFMNCIVQALTHTPLLRDFFLSDRHKCEMQSNSCLVCEMSQLFQEFYSGHRSPHIPFRLLHLVWTHARHLAGYEQQDAHEFLIAALDVLHRHCKGDTIRDDNGKKANNPNHCNCIIDQIFTGGLQSDVTCQVCHGVSTTIDPFWDISLDLPGSSTPFWPLSPGGDGSTVNGESHLSGSTTLTDCLRRFTRPEHLGSSAKIKCGGCHSYQESTKQLTMKKLPIVACFHLKRFEHSAKLRRKITTYVSFPLELDMTPFMASSKESRMNGQYQQTVDVLNNDNKYSLFAVVNHQGTLESGHYTSFIRQHKDQWFKCDDAIITKASIKDVLDSEGYLLFYHKQFLEYE
- the LOC115575319 gene encoding ubiquitin carboxyl-terminal hydrolase 22-like isoform X3, which translates into the protein MCGAHLNRLHSCLYCVFFGCFTKKHIHEHAKNKRHNLAIDLLYGGIYCFVCQDYIYDKDMEQIAKEEQRKAWKLQGIGEKYTTWEPTKRELELLRHNPKRRKITTNCTIGLRGLINLGNTCFMNCIVQALTHTPLLRDFFLSDRHKCEMQSNSCLVCEMSQLFQEFYSGHRSPHIPFRLLHLVWTHARHLAGYEQQDAHEFLIAALDVLHRHCKGDTIRDDNGKKANNPNHCNCIIDQIFTGGLQSDVTCQVCHGVSTTIDPFWDISLDLPGSSTPFWPLSPGGDGSTVNGESHLSGSTTLTDCLRRFTRPEHLGSSAKIKCGGCHSYQESTKQLTMKKLPIVACFHLKRFEHSAKLRRKITTYVSFPLELDMTPFMASSKESRMNGQYQQTVDVLNNDNKYSLFAVVNHQGTLESGHYTSFIRQHKDQWFKCDDAIITKASIKDVLDSEGYLLFYHKQFLEYE